A segment of the Eubalaena glacialis isolate mEubGla1 chromosome 14, mEubGla1.1.hap2.+ XY, whole genome shotgun sequence genome:
tgggaagatcccacatgccgcggagcaactaaacccgtgtgccacaactactgagcctgcgccctagagcccgcgagccacaactactgagcccacatgctacaactactgaagcccaggcactctagggcctgtgctctgcaaaagagaagccactgcaatgagaagcccgtgcaccgcaacgaagagtagcccccgctcgccgcaacgagagaaagcccacgcgcagcaacgaagactcaacgcagccaaaaacaaataaataaaataaatatattaaaaaaaaaaaaaagaattggtgtCTCCACTTGAAGACCCAAGTGAATGAGCGCTTATCACGGGTGTGCTGTCACCTCACACTCCTTGCTCTGCTGGTGGCACTGAGCAGAGCACTGTCCCGGGGCAGAGAACACAGCCTGAGGTGGGTCTGCTCCGGAAGCCAGCGCCCAACTCTCCGTGGTCGGACACGATCATGATGCCTCCTTTTATTCCTCTGACCTCCCCACCTGGCAGGGGAGTAGAAGCAAAGGTAATTCTCAGGACCAAGCTGTCTTTACTGCAGGGAATTAAGGGAGAAGGAGGTACAAGCTACCCATAAAAGCGCTTTGGTGTCCTTTCAGGAAGAAACAAACATTTGCCAGTGGCCACAGTTTCCATGCCACGAAAACCTCCACACTGACTTAGCTGGCAGACACGGCGGGTGAGCGGCACGGCGGGCCCCCGGTCCAGGGGCACGTCCCCATCTCTGGAGCCGACGTGCCTTCCTCCCTTCGGCTCACTTTCTACAAGGTCCCGGAATTCCGTGCATTTTAACCAGGTTAAAGCATTTTTACCTTAGGGCTTTTCCAGCTGTGTTCCTCAGGCACAGGAAGGGATAATTTTCACATTATAGCTCAGCACTGACTCACATATGTGACTGAAGCAGCAATTCTATGTTTGATGCACtctgagattttctattttgttcccttttaaaaagaagacagcAAATACATATAGGCTGGTCACAACCCCGTTAAACCGATTTTCTGATCCATTAGTGGTTTTTCAATCAGAATGTGAAAAATTCTGCCTTAGATTTAATGTAtcggctatttttttttcttctaattcactCATCACAACTTGTGGGAAGTCTCTGcagtgttgaaagaaaagaacaggagGAAGGAGGGGTATGGGTTTCTGCCCAGTGGGGCTGCTCCACTGCCAGGTGGCCCTGGGAGGGCACTGAGTGTCCTCGGATGGAGGAGAGGGTGCTGGCCTGAGTGCAGGCCAGCCCTGAGGGGTGCTGAGAGCTGGGGCGGCTCTGCAAGCTCATTTTGTCCAACTTCCCATCCAAAACGCATAAGACGTCTTCTGTCCTGatgccttgtttttgtttttgtttttgttttgtcttttgtagTAGTGGCACGGGGATGCTCTAATCATTTTCAGACTTTACACTGTTTTATCCTCTTGGTTTGCTGGTGCCCTAgcagttttttgaggaaagcaGAGAGATCAGTTTTGGTAATTCGCAGCTTTTAGGCATTTAGCCACTGTCACCTTCTCTGCTGGTGACTGGCTGGTCACCAGCCACGGGACCCAGTCCGTCCTATATCAGGTGCAGCTGCTGCCCCTTGGACCAGGCCCCACCCTGAGCCCTTGCCGGGTCGCCGCACGCTGAGCCCCGTGCCCGCGTGGAGCCCATGCCGGGTCCCCGCGCGCTGAGCCCCGTCCCCGCACTGAGCTTTGCCGTGTCTCCGCAGGCCTCGGCAGGACCCGCAGGAAGACAAGCGCACGCGATGCATCGCCCACACCCAGCATGGACGCGGAGTTCCCCGCCAACGGGGGCGGCGCCGACCGCATCTACGACCTCAGCATCCCGGCCGTGGTCAAGTTCGCGTACGCGGCCGAGCGCGAGGACGAGCTGTCGCTGGTGAAGGGCTCGCGCGTCACCGTCATGGAGAAGTGCAGCGACGGCTGGTGGCGGGGCAGCTACAACGGGCAGGTGGGCTGGTTCCCGTCCAACTACGTGCTGGAGGAGCTGGACGAGGCGGCCGCCGACGCGCCCGGGGGCCCGAGCCTGCGGCCCAGCGCCGCGCTCAGCAACGGCCAGGGCGCGCGGGTCCTGCACGTGGTGCAGACGCTGTATCCCTTCAGCTCGGTCACGGAGGAGGAGCTCAACTTCGACAAGGGCGAGACCATGGAGGTGATCGAGAAGCCCGAGAACGACCCCGAGTGGTGGCGCTGCCGCAACGCGCGCGGCCAGGTCGGCCTGGTGCCCAAGAACTACGTGGTGGTGCTGAGCGAGGGCCCGGCCCCGCACGCCGGCTCTGGCCCCGCGGGGCCTGCGCGCTCCGGCCGGTTCGCGGGCCGCGAGTGGTACTACGGGAACGTGACGCGCCACCAGGCCGAGTGTGCGCTCAACGCGCGGGGCGTGCAGGGCGACTTCCTCGTCCGCGACAGCGAGTCCTCGGTGAGtgcggggttgggggggcagaggggtgtgcccgtgtgtgtgcacgtgtgtgcgtgtgatgtgtacacgtgtgcgtgtgtgcgcaggGCGGCCCGCTCATCAGGGACAGAGAGTCCTCGGTGAGTGGAACGCTCGaaggaagcagagagatgtgtgtgtgtgcgtgtgccaTTCCCTTCTCAGGTGTGTGAATGGCCTCAAACAGCAAGGGTATTTGGGGCTCATGTCAAGAGGGATGAACACAGTTGGTCTGTGTCCTGAGACCCCCCTCTCTGCCTTGGGCTGAAATCCGCCTGGACTGCCCGGCCTCAGCTGCACCTCTTCTCCGGGAGGTGCGTTCTTGCAGATGGCACGGTAAGTACAGTGTGTTGTTAGCTTCTGAAGGTTTGCTGCCTCTTGACTCAGATCACCCCTGTTCTGTCGTGCAGACTCAAATGTCATTTTCTCCCCTGGTTTCCCCCTGTTAATGACACCGTCTCAGCCCTGGCGGTTGACCTTGTTTCCTCTCTGGATCTGAGACACATCAGATGTTCTCAGCAAGGCGGGCACCCGGTTTCTGACACAGCAGTGACGCggttttgttggttggttggttttgctttttaagcCGTGTAATCCTCAGTACATCTCTGCCTCAGGCACCACTGAGTTTATCTCTGAAAAGCTTTTAAAGCACTTAGGAAGAGAACGGAAAGGGAAAAGAGAGTTGTTGAGAGAGaggagtttgtgtgtgtgagcaGAGTCGGCGGCATGAGGCCCCTCGACTTGGAGCAAATTGGTTTCCAGCACAAATTCAGAGGTCTGTGTTTCAGGTGTGTGGCCGAGCCCGTCTGGGGGAACTGGGCTGTGTCACAGGAATTAGcctttttgtgttttcattgtggAGGTACTACTAAACCGTTTTGATGATCCCTGCAAATACACCTTCCGAGTGAGTCCCCCCAAAAGGAGACTTTTGAAGATAGAGTCCAGTGTAATTACTTTGTATTGGTTCCTGCAGActtcagtttaatttttaattattattattattttttttttggctgcattgggtcttcgttgctgcacacaggctttctctagttgtggcgagcgggggctactcttcgttgcagtgcatgggcttctcattgtggtggcttctcttgttgcggagcacgggctctaggcgtgcaggcttcagtagttgtggcgcacgggcttagttgctccacggcatgtgggatcttcctggatcagggaacgaacctgtgtcccctgcattagcaggcggattcttaaccactgtgccaccaggtaagtcccggtttaattttttaaacgcAACCTGTAAGACTAGTAAGCTCGTGCTATGTACTGTAATTGTTGTCTTCTGAAAAGGTTGATACCACAATAAGTAAGTGCATAGTCAAGGTTCCTGTTGACTGATCTGGGAGGAGTTCGAGGCCCCAGAAGTGATTTTCCCCTTAAGAGAGGGGGGCAGATGTGATGGTGGTGGAAACTGGCCCCCCTGATGGTGGCGGCAGGTCGTGGAGACGGCGGCGCCTGCCCTGTGCTTCGGCAAGCGCACAGGGCCTGAACGTTAACTGCATCTGAAGTCTGAATGCTgagcttttctttaaaattttttaatgaagtatagttgatttacagtgttgtgttaatttcaggtctacagcaaagtgaatcagctatacatatacatatatcccctctgttttagattcttttcccatataggccattacagagtattgagtagagttccctgtgctatacattaggtccttattcgttatctgttttatatatagtagtgtgtgtatgtcaatcccattctCTCAATTTAGCCCTACCCcctttatcccctggtaaccataagtttgtttgctatatccgtgactctacttctcttttgtaaataagttcatttgtacctttcttttagattccacatataagcgataccataaagacaaatatcatatgatatccctgAGCTTTTCTTATCCAGAGTTGGTGGTTTCTGGCAGGACATCACGTTAAGTTGTTCTAACGTGAGGTCAGCTCCGTGCACAGATCAGGGCGGAGGCTTCAGAGATCGGGTCCGGAGCACTTCCAACCCTCCTGAGAGAAACTCAGAGGAAGCACCGGTAACCCGATCACAGTAGGAGGTGATCAAGGGACAGGTATGATCCAGAGTCGAGGAGTATCATCTTGATTTAGGAATGTTGGGTTTGAAGAGACGTCTTAGAAGGGAGAGGGGCGAAAGCGGCCCCCCAGTGTGGAGACAGTGCCCCATGTCCTTCTTTCCGGGTCTGGGGTAGGGGACCGTCCTTGGCAGAAGGTGGAGAGGCGTCGCTGGCTTAGGGAGGACCTGTCGCTTTTCCGTGGGACAAACACATGCAGGCAGCGGTCACTGTCTGATCTCGGGACCGAGTCCTTTTGGAGGTGGAGGGGTACTTGGCTTTATCTGGCCTCCATCCCAGA
Coding sequences within it:
- the NCK2 gene encoding cytoplasmic protein NCK2 isoform X2 codes for the protein MTSSTFVILLPWKSTQFLKPWLRFPRQAPGLKHNFLCSPCVLASLTAGLGRTRRKTSARDASPTPSMDAEFPANGGGADRIYDLSIPAVVKFAYAAEREDELSLVKGSRVTVMEKCSDGWWRGSYNGQVGWFPSNYVLEELDEAAADAPGGPSLRPSAALSNGQGARVLHVVQTLYPFSSVTEEELNFDKGETMEVIEKPENDPEWWRCRNARGQVGLVPKNYVVVLSEGPAPHAGSGPAGPARSGRFAGREWYYGNVTRHQAECALNARGVQGDFLVRDSESSPSDFSVSLKASGKNKHFKVQLVDNVYCIGQRRFHTMDELVAHYKKAPIFTSERGEKLYLVRALQ
- the NCK2 gene encoding cytoplasmic protein NCK2 isoform X1, translating into MTEEVIVIAKWDYTAQQGQELDIKKNERLWLLDDSKTWWRVRNAANRTGYVPSNYVERKNSLKKGSLVKNLKDTLGLGRTRRKTSARDASPTPSMDAEFPANGGGADRIYDLSIPAVVKFAYAAEREDELSLVKGSRVTVMEKCSDGWWRGSYNGQVGWFPSNYVLEELDEAAADAPGGPSLRPSAALSNGQGARVLHVVQTLYPFSSVTEEELNFDKGETMEVIEKPENDPEWWRCRNARGQVGLVPKNYVVVLSEGPAPHAGSGPAGPARSGRFAGREWYYGNVTRHQAECALNARGVQGDFLVRDSESSPSDFSVSLKASGKNKHFKVQLVDNVYCIGQRRFHTMDELVAHYKKAPIFTSERGEKLYLVRALQ